The DNA region CTTAATCCTAAAACTAACTCAAAACCATGCAAAACACTTTGATACTCCATAAGTTCTTTCACGAACTTTTGCCCACACTCACTAAATCGTCTACAAATTGAAGCATTTCGAAAAGTGTAAACCCTCAGATACTTTGAAAGGTTCTAACTCACCCAATTGAATGACATTTGCATTAAGTCCGTAAGACCTCCTACTACAAGTAAAAACAGAAAAGGTTACACGGGATCCTCTTGACGCAAACATTTCCATACTTGATAATCCTTTGTCGGACTACCATTCACTAAGACAGACATGCTACTTGAAACTACGCAAACTTCCATCCACTTCAGTCATCGATATTCAAATCTCACTTTTCTCATTATATATCTAAGATATTCGCATGGCACACAAACATTTGCCTTCTCGAATCCTACCTTCATCAACAATAAttcttttttatttcttttgGCAAAATTCGCCATTCCATTAACCAACACCCATCTACTTGCATATTTCATATTGAAAGTTGAATTCATATCACTTTATTTTATTAGAGTCATCTAAAAGGGAATAAATTACTCACAATTTATTCTAGGTgtaataaaagaaaagaaatgatattCTAGCACCATTTTAGGCATGCAACAATGTATACAAATATGGTTTATATACGATGTCATatttaattagtttttttttcctttttaaaTGTTAAATCAATAGTTATAAATAATTAATCATTGCTTTTgttaaatatataattttttgTGTTGAAGTCGAAATAGTATATCTGTATTCGTCAGTCTTCGAAGATTCTGTATTAATTGTATTTAACAAAAGGTCAAATACAATTTATCAAAACATGTCGTTGTCAAATGAGTCAACCTCAACAGAGTCGAAGAAGACTGACTTAGCTTAGTTTTAGTTGAGTTATTTATTTTGTGATTACTTGAATGTGCAAGTAATCTCATCTATAAATAAAAAATATCTTCATTTCATTTGTATCAAGTTTTGTAATAGCATTGTCAAATTTCAGAAATAACAGTTGTGATTAACACACATTATAACAAACGTTTAAAGTATAGTTTACACATCAATACAATCTTCTTCTTCCTCCAAAATTtctctttcttttattttcaattgTCTCATTTTTTTTTTCCATTTCTCTATGTAGTGTAAAATTATCTTGCAATCAAGAGTAGTTGTTTCACCTGAATAAATGATGAAAAACAAGAGACGTGATCAataaaaatattgatttttttataaaaattgaTTCGGTTAATTTTGAAGTTTTTCGGAAAAGATATCAATTTTTAAGTGTTGAAATAACACCCTTcttaaaaaaaaaagtttaaatGGTTTCTTATTAGTAAAGTAAAAGCAGTCAGGACGGCCGATGTAACTGTGCCTTAAACAATTGTGCTAGAGACGGGTGATGTAATTGACTAGTACAAACAACTCATGGATTAAGTTGAAAGTAAATCAAACTTTGTAAGTCAACTAGCTCCTTCGCAATGTAGTCCCTATAAATAATTAACATATCACTCATGagaaaataacaaaaacaccAATTCTTCATAATCCTACTAGTTCCTTACCACCCATAATTGTCTCTCTTCATCCATAATATAATGTCTATAAGTTTGCATATGATTCGGCCAGGTCCAACAACATTGTTTTCGTTCTTGTTAGTGATCCTCCATCTATCAGCATCAGGTAATGCTTATCTACAAACCTATGGATTaatatttattttgtaaaaatGTTACATAATGATACATTTATTTGTATATACATTTTTAAGAAAAAAGCATGATAAAATATGATTGAACTCTTGTCTAAAAAGCAACTAGTGATTTTCATTTTTCATTACTTAGATCAATTGCGATTCATTCTACACAACGGATGCAACTATAAAGTGTGGCCAGCTTTATTTACTACCAGTGAAAATAGAAATTTTCAAACCATTAAACATGGTTTAGAACCGCATGATCCGAACACAATCACAACTCCTGATGCGTGGAATGGCTATTTATGGGGCCGAACTCTCTGCACAGGCACAGAAGGAAATTTCACATGTCTTACCGGCGACTGTGGTACCGCGAATGTGTCCTGCGATGAAAACGGAACCGTGCCGCGTGCTACCCTAGCCGAATTTCGTTATAGCTATGAAGGTGGAATTTACTTTTACAACATTAATGTGGTAGAAGGTTTCAACATTCCCATAGTAGTGACTCCTATAAGTGAAGCCAGCCAGAATTTGAATTGCATAAGTGCAGGATGCCCTATGAGTATAAATACTATTTGCTCTATAGAAACTTGTAAACCAAGTTCTTACTCTCCCACATTCAAGAAAGCATGTCCTCAGGCCTATAAGGATTCTTATGACAATGGGACAAACACATTTAGTTGTTCAACTAAGTCTTTCAAGATTATCTTTTGCCCAGCTTTCAGGTTAGACCATGCAGGTTTTTCACCCTCTCTAATTTCATTAAAAAATCTTAgctgtttttttttttttgagttttgtttcatgattttgattttttatttagTTTTGTTTCATAAGTTTTAAGAATCTTTAGTGAACAATATGTGTTTAAAGAATATCTTTTTTGTTTTACTTTATTAATAAAGACAACTGATTTAAAGACCACTGATTAAAAGACGGAAAGAATAAGTAATGGAAAATGAGTGAAAATTTTAGTGATGAATATTTATAAAGAGAACAATGGATATCCATGGCACGGATGATAGTCTCCTATTATTTGTCCTCATTTCTTAGATACTGTTgtttaaataattaaaaaaaatataattatctTAATTTTTTTATCCTCttttaaaatcataaaaaaatcaGATTTATCACATAATAATACTTATAAAATAAATCACATTTATTATATTTCTTCTTTTatcaatataataataataataataataataataataacaattttaAATTTAACAAAATAATATTTATGTAATTTTGATCATTATTAACGGATAAGGATACTCACGAATATGAAACTGTCAAATTCGTATTTGTATTTGTTTACTATCGGATAATTAAATATCCATTAATTTTATTCGTGAACACAATAATTCATCGGACATGTACCCGTGGGGTGTTTTACCCGCGGATATCCATGAATACAATTTTTTTGTCATCACTAAATGTGGGTTCGGAGATTAGAAGCAATGTTTTAAAAATTGAATCGGAGATCGAATAGATGAAACTTGTGATTTAAGGTTCAAGTGGTTCAACCGGTTAAACATACGGTCGAaccgtttattaaataaactaacAACATAAAATTAATTTCATAGATATATCACGCATAATCATATGCTCacaaattaataaaataaatatttctaaaatTATTATAAATTTAATACAACAATATCGATAATACATATAATAACATAACACAGTTCTACAATTCATTTCAACCttcatttaagaataatttgatcaaattaaagaattataataaaataataaaactatttcaaaccaaaactaaaataatagaatataataactaaaataaagttcaaataCTTAAGAGTACCTAAATTAAATTAGATAAAATACCAAAAACAAATAATACAATATACTTCATTAAACAACAAAAAAACGAATTTGAGTTGAATTACGACAAACAAGTCTTAATTGACAACAACAAATATATTGACTTGAACGACAATCAATATTGAGTTGGACATTGTGATCATGTTTGAAAGAGACAGCGTGATGCTGATGAAGTATggttgaaagaaaaactataatGAACTCATAAAATTTAGAAGTTTGTATGGTTTAAAAAAAACACGGATTTTCTTTTGTGATTGGAGAATGTATGATAAGTTTTAATATTgatatattaaaaaaaattataaaaaaatatttaattcaatGTATTTTTTTGAATCAGACGGTTTTACAAAACTGATTCCGATTCTTTGGTTTGAATGGTTTTGGACGGTTCGATATGGGTTTTTTGATTTTACTCCGGTTTTGATCCAGTGGTGATTTTAAAAGATTGACCCAACCAGATTCATCTCTGATTCTTGATCGAATC from Lathyrus oleraceus cultivar Zhongwan6 chromosome 1, CAAS_Psat_ZW6_1.0, whole genome shotgun sequence includes:
- the LOC127087490 gene encoding thaumatin-like protein 1b; its protein translation is MESEFVALASASQEAEWLRDLLLEVPLIKDNVSKLLVHCDSQATLARVFNEMSNNIVFVLVSDPPSISISENRNFQTIKHGLEPHDPNTITTPDAWNGYLWGRTLCTGTEGNFTCLTGDCGTANVSCDENGTVPRATLAEFRYSYEGGIYFYNINVVEGFNIPIVVTPISEASQNLNCISAGCPMSINTICSIETCKPSSYSPTFKKACPQAYKDSYDNGTNTFSCSTKSFKIIFCPAFSFVS